In one Lycium barbarum isolate Lr01 chromosome 7, ASM1917538v2, whole genome shotgun sequence genomic region, the following are encoded:
- the LOC132604607 gene encoding (2Z,6Z)-farnesyl diphosphate synthase CPT6, chloroplastic-like isoform X1 has translation MKKKSKFRHIFCIRGQAEVTFLMTSYFQGLIQDFMRYGMKMSVIGDKSNLPSSLKEMIKLAEETTKDNTGLHFVAALNYGGRYDIIQATKRIASKVKDGVIQLEDIDDKLIDQELETNKCLEYPNPDLLIRTSGELRISNYMLWQLAYSEFYFMDKLFPEVDEADFVAALRSFQQRQRRYGGHKI, from the exons ATGAAGAAAAAG TCTAAATTCAGACACATTTTCTGTATTCGCGGGCAGGCTGAGGTAACTTTCTTGATGACGAGCTATTTTCAAGGGCTTATTCAGGACTTCATGAG GTATGGGATGAAAATGTCCGTCATTGGTGATAAATCAAATCTTCCAAGTTCTCTTAAAGAAATGATAAAACTAGCTGAAGAAACAACAAAGGACAATACAGGGCTTCATTTTGTGGCAGCACTTAACTATGGTGGTAGATATGACATAATACAAGCAACTAAAAGAATTGCTAGCAAAGTTAAGGATGGAGTTATTCAATTAGAGGATATTGATGACAAATTAATTGACCAAGAATTAGAGACTAATAAGTGTTTAGAATATCCTAATCCTGATTTACTCATCAGAACAAGTGGAGAGCTGAGAATTAGCAACTATATGTTGTGGCAATTGGCTTATAGTGAATTCTACTTTATGGATAAGTTGTTCCCTGAAGTGGATGAAGCTGATTTTGTAGCAGCTTTAAGGTCTTTTCAGCAAAGGCAAAGGCGTTATGGTGGACACAAAATTTAA
- the LOC132602718 gene encoding inactive protein RESTRICTED TEV MOVEMENT 1-like: MSVNVSMIKVGPAGGQWGTDWDEKGKGEIAKIFVSDSEYKICSLQFLFVENGRFVLSDKHGSATTSKYFNTVALDFPSEFLTSISGFYGSSELTSITFVTNKHTYGPYGAMAPSSTCEEFIFQLGVDRCFGGFHGTKYSNHIESIGVYVKTLTRSMITPTNSQVRVTRRVAVKREEV; this comes from the exons ATGAGTGTTAATGTGAGTATGATCAAGGTTGGCCCTGCAGGAGGACAATGGGGAACTGATTGGGATGAAAAGGGAAAAGGCGAAATAGCCAAGATTTTTGTTTCCGACAGTGAATATAAAATTTGTTCACTTCAATTTCTGTTCGTTGAGAATGGCCGCTTTGTTTTGTCTGACAAACATGGTTCTGCTACAACAAGCAAATACTTCAACACA GTTGCCTTGGATTTCCCATCAGAATTTCTTACTTCCATAAGTGGTTTCTACGGATCCTCTGAATTAACATCAATAACATTTGTCACCAACAAGCATACCTATGGACCATATGGCGCAATGGCCCCTTCATCAACCTGTGAGGAATTCATCTTTCAACTAGGAGTTGATCGTTGTTTCGGTGGATTTCACGGCACTAAATATTCTAATCACATTGAGAGTATTGGGGTATATGTGAAGACCCTCACGCGCTCCATGATCACACCCACAAACTCTCAAGTAAGAGTTACCCGTCGAGTAGCGGTTAAAAGAGAAGAAGTTTAA
- the LOC132604607 gene encoding (2Z,6Z)-farnesyl diphosphate synthase CPT6, chloroplastic-like isoform X2, whose product MKKKAEVTFLMTSYFQGLIQDFMRYGMKMSVIGDKSNLPSSLKEMIKLAEETTKDNTGLHFVAALNYGGRYDIIQATKRIASKVKDGVIQLEDIDDKLIDQELETNKCLEYPNPDLLIRTSGELRISNYMLWQLAYSEFYFMDKLFPEVDEADFVAALRSFQQRQRRYGGHKI is encoded by the exons ATGAAGAAAAAG GCTGAGGTAACTTTCTTGATGACGAGCTATTTTCAAGGGCTTATTCAGGACTTCATGAG GTATGGGATGAAAATGTCCGTCATTGGTGATAAATCAAATCTTCCAAGTTCTCTTAAAGAAATGATAAAACTAGCTGAAGAAACAACAAAGGACAATACAGGGCTTCATTTTGTGGCAGCACTTAACTATGGTGGTAGATATGACATAATACAAGCAACTAAAAGAATTGCTAGCAAAGTTAAGGATGGAGTTATTCAATTAGAGGATATTGATGACAAATTAATTGACCAAGAATTAGAGACTAATAAGTGTTTAGAATATCCTAATCCTGATTTACTCATCAGAACAAGTGGAGAGCTGAGAATTAGCAACTATATGTTGTGGCAATTGGCTTATAGTGAATTCTACTTTATGGATAAGTTGTTCCCTGAAGTGGATGAAGCTGATTTTGTAGCAGCTTTAAGGTCTTTTCAGCAAAGGCAAAGGCGTTATGGTGGACACAAAATTTAA
- the LOC132604607 gene encoding (2Z,6Z)-farnesyl diphosphate synthase CPT6, chloroplastic-like isoform X3, translating into MTSYFQGLIQDFMRYGMKMSVIGDKSNLPSSLKEMIKLAEETTKDNTGLHFVAALNYGGRYDIIQATKRIASKVKDGVIQLEDIDDKLIDQELETNKCLEYPNPDLLIRTSGELRISNYMLWQLAYSEFYFMDKLFPEVDEADFVAALRSFQQRQRRYGGHKI; encoded by the exons ATGACGAGCTATTTTCAAGGGCTTATTCAGGACTTCATGAG GTATGGGATGAAAATGTCCGTCATTGGTGATAAATCAAATCTTCCAAGTTCTCTTAAAGAAATGATAAAACTAGCTGAAGAAACAACAAAGGACAATACAGGGCTTCATTTTGTGGCAGCACTTAACTATGGTGGTAGATATGACATAATACAAGCAACTAAAAGAATTGCTAGCAAAGTTAAGGATGGAGTTATTCAATTAGAGGATATTGATGACAAATTAATTGACCAAGAATTAGAGACTAATAAGTGTTTAGAATATCCTAATCCTGATTTACTCATCAGAACAAGTGGAGAGCTGAGAATTAGCAACTATATGTTGTGGCAATTGGCTTATAGTGAATTCTACTTTATGGATAAGTTGTTCCCTGAAGTGGATGAAGCTGATTTTGTAGCAGCTTTAAGGTCTTTTCAGCAAAGGCAAAGGCGTTATGGTGGACACAAAATTTAA
- the LOC132604607 gene encoding (2Z,6Z)-farnesyl diphosphate synthase CPT6, chloroplastic-like isoform X4 — translation MKMSVIGDKSNLPSSLKEMIKLAEETTKDNTGLHFVAALNYGGRYDIIQATKRIASKVKDGVIQLEDIDDKLIDQELETNKCLEYPNPDLLIRTSGELRISNYMLWQLAYSEFYFMDKLFPEVDEADFVAALRSFQQRQRRYGGHKI, via the coding sequence ATGAAAATGTCCGTCATTGGTGATAAATCAAATCTTCCAAGTTCTCTTAAAGAAATGATAAAACTAGCTGAAGAAACAACAAAGGACAATACAGGGCTTCATTTTGTGGCAGCACTTAACTATGGTGGTAGATATGACATAATACAAGCAACTAAAAGAATTGCTAGCAAAGTTAAGGATGGAGTTATTCAATTAGAGGATATTGATGACAAATTAATTGACCAAGAATTAGAGACTAATAAGTGTTTAGAATATCCTAATCCTGATTTACTCATCAGAACAAGTGGAGAGCTGAGAATTAGCAACTATATGTTGTGGCAATTGGCTTATAGTGAATTCTACTTTATGGATAAGTTGTTCCCTGAAGTGGATGAAGCTGATTTTGTAGCAGCTTTAAGGTCTTTTCAGCAAAGGCAAAGGCGTTATGGTGGACACAAAATTTAA
- the LOC132602005 gene encoding inactive protein RESTRICTED TEV MOVEMENT 1-like gives MSVNMNVIKVSPVGGRSGTVWDEKGKSEIAKIFVSDNGQSICSLQFVYVETDHFVSSNLHGTAELSKNFTTVSLDYPSEFLTLISGTFSAGYLRTITFSTNKGSYGPYGKNPSQYMDQFNFQMGNDRMFAGFRGTKYGNSIESIGIYVKTITSSMIAPRCSRITNTPQVMIKREED, from the exons ATGAgtgtgaatatgaatgtgatcAAAGTTAGCCCAGTAGGAGGACGAAGTGGAACTGTTTGGGACGAAAAGGGAAAAAGCGAAATAGCCAAGATTTTTGTTTCCGACAATGGACAATCAATTTGTTCACTTCAATTCGTGTACGTTGAGACTGACCACTTTGTTTCCTCCAACTTACATGGTACTGCTGAACTAAGCAAAAATTTCACTACT GTTTCGTTGGATTATCCATCAGAATTTCTTACTCTGATAAGCGGTACCTTCTCTGCGGGTTATTTGAGAACAATAACATTTAGCACAAACAAGGGTTCCTATGGACCCTATGGCAAGAACCCATCACAATACATGGATCAGTTCAATTTTCAAATGGGAAATGATCGTATGTTTGCTGGATTTCGCGGCACCAAATATGGCAATAGCATTGAGAGTATTGGTATCTATGTGAAGACCATCACATCCTCCATGATAGCACCCAGGTGTTCTCGAATAACCAATACCCCTCAAGTAATGATTAAAAGGGAAGAAGATTAA